The proteins below are encoded in one region of Pseudonocardia sp. DSM 110487:
- a CDS encoding penicillin-binding transpeptidase domain-containing protein — MPPARMCRAITALTAVLGVLLTTAGCGLFRDTGPEDTATAFLAAWSAGDDARAAGLTDDPARAVELLATTRKALDPEGLTATLGQVRTDADGATAAVDVTWQLGRERSWQYLGELELRPTPDTEEGWRVHWAPTVVHPDLAAGQRLVLRTEAPSPAPVVDRGGAPLLEATPVVAVLLDRRTTGDLPTVTGALAAALSPFDPRITQASITDGAARTADGQAYTVAVLRETDYAQVKNAIHHLPGVRFTTSERLLAPNADFGRQVLTGVRDEAIEQLEGVPGWAVLVVDSSGGAVRTLAEQAPRSGTTVAVGMDRAMQSAAEDAVEPVVQQAMLVAVSVSTGDVLAVAQNPAADAEGPLALTGRYPPGSTFKVATATAAMAEDGLTVDTQVPCPATTVIGGRVVPNAGRFDLGTVPLRTAFARSCNTTFAQLATQLDPGALPAAALRLGLGADYTVPGIVTITGSVPASAEEVLRAENGFGQGQVLASPFGVALAAAVVARGGPVVPQLIRDRPTQVLVPATAPDPAALEALRSMMRAVVTEGTASALAGMGEVYGKTGTAEFTGDGRAHGWFMGYRGDVALAVLVVDGASSVPAVQVAERFLSAIG; from the coding sequence GTGCCGCCTGCCCGCATGTGCCGTGCGATCACCGCGCTGACCGCCGTACTGGGGGTGCTGCTCACCACCGCGGGCTGCGGGCTCTTCCGCGACACCGGGCCGGAGGACACCGCGACGGCCTTCCTCGCGGCGTGGTCGGCGGGCGACGACGCGCGCGCCGCCGGCCTCACCGACGACCCGGCGCGGGCAGTCGAGCTGCTCGCCACCACGCGCAAGGCGCTCGACCCCGAAGGCCTGACGGCGACCCTCGGGCAGGTCCGGACCGACGCCGACGGTGCCACCGCGGCCGTCGACGTCACATGGCAGCTCGGCCGGGAGCGCAGCTGGCAGTACCTCGGGGAGCTGGAGCTGCGGCCCACGCCCGACACCGAGGAGGGCTGGCGGGTGCACTGGGCGCCCACCGTGGTGCACCCCGACCTTGCGGCCGGGCAGCGGCTCGTGCTGCGCACCGAGGCGCCATCGCCCGCGCCGGTGGTCGACCGGGGCGGGGCGCCGCTGCTCGAGGCCACCCCGGTGGTCGCCGTGCTACTCGACCGGCGCACGACGGGTGACCTGCCCACCGTCACCGGTGCCCTCGCCGCCGCGCTGTCCCCGTTCGACCCGCGGATCACCCAGGCATCCATCACCGACGGTGCCGCCCGCACCGCCGACGGGCAGGCCTACACGGTGGCGGTGCTGCGCGAAACCGACTACGCCCAGGTCAAGAACGCGATCCACCACCTGCCCGGGGTGCGGTTCACCACCTCGGAGCGCCTGCTCGCGCCCAACGCCGACTTCGGAAGGCAGGTGCTCACCGGCGTCCGCGACGAGGCCATCGAGCAGCTGGAGGGGGTGCCCGGTTGGGCGGTCCTCGTGGTCGACAGCAGCGGCGGAGCCGTCCGCACGCTCGCCGAGCAGGCGCCGCGGTCGGGCACCACCGTGGCCGTGGGGATGGACCGCGCCATGCAGTCCGCTGCGGAGGACGCCGTCGAGCCGGTGGTGCAGCAGGCGATGCTCGTGGCCGTCTCGGTGTCCACGGGCGACGTGCTGGCCGTCGCGCAGAACCCAGCGGCGGACGCCGAGGGCCCGCTCGCGCTCACCGGCCGGTACCCGCCGGGGTCCACGTTCAAGGTCGCCACGGCGACGGCCGCGATGGCCGAGGACGGCCTCACCGTCGACACGCAGGTGCCGTGCCCTGCCACCACGGTGATCGGCGGGCGCGTCGTGCCCAACGCGGGCCGGTTCGACCTCGGCACGGTGCCACTGCGCACGGCGTTCGCCCGGTCGTGCAACACCACGTTCGCGCAGCTCGCGACGCAGCTCGACCCCGGCGCCCTGCCGGCGGCCGCCCTGCGGCTCGGGCTGGGTGCCGACTACACCGTCCCCGGCATCGTCACCATCACGGGATCCGTGCCGGCATCCGCCGAGGAGGTCCTGCGGGCCGAGAACGGGTTCGGCCAGGGCCAGGTCCTCGCGAGCCCGTTCGGCGTCGCCCTCGCCGCCGCGGTGGTGGCGCGTGGCGGGCCGGTCGTGCCCCAGCTCATCCGCGACCGCCCCACCCAGGTCCTGGTGCCCGCCACCGCACCCGACCCGGCGGCGCTGGAGGCGCTGCGCTCGATGATGCGGGCGGTCGTCACGGAAGGCACCGCCTCCGCGCTCGCGGGCATGGGGGAGGTCTACGGCAAAACCGGCACCGCGGAGTTCACCGGCGACGGCAGGGCACACGGCTGGTTCATGGGGTACCGGGGCGACGTCGCCCTTGCCGTGCTGGTCGTCGACGGCGCATCGTCAGTGCCCGCGGTGCAGGTCGCGGAGCGCTTCCTGTCCGCGATCGGCTGA
- a CDS encoding AraC family transcriptional regulator, which yields MLLPHGFPGQRLRVLPRPLVASALRRPPTSGLLVTDAGYFPRAANHGRRRAEGAPEAIVIVCVDGHGRCEAGGRTTVVGPGQALVLPPGQPHIYLADPDRPWTIWWLHAAGTQVSELLAVIAPDGREALVELHDAYRAVATIDDAIACFERDETLPSLISASGAGWALLAQLAADVVAGGPQRTEPVRQAQDYLRRNFAKPLSVAELARTAGLSPSHFSALFREATGGGVVEYTKRLRMARARELLMTSSRDIGDIAAAVGYPDAFYFSRQFRTVHGCSPSDYRSEHRSLRTGPPSITEASGSPPRRR from the coding sequence GTGTTACTGCCCCACGGCTTTCCCGGCCAGCGGCTGCGCGTGCTCCCCCGGCCGCTCGTCGCGTCGGCCCTGCGCAGGCCGCCGACGTCGGGGCTTCTCGTCACCGACGCCGGCTACTTCCCACGGGCTGCGAACCACGGCCGACGTCGGGCGGAAGGCGCGCCGGAGGCGATCGTGATCGTCTGCGTTGACGGGCACGGCCGCTGCGAGGCCGGCGGCCGCACCACCGTCGTCGGGCCGGGTCAGGCGCTCGTACTGCCGCCCGGCCAGCCGCACATCTACCTCGCCGACCCCGACCGCCCATGGACGATCTGGTGGCTGCACGCTGCGGGCACCCAGGTGTCCGAGCTGCTCGCCGTCATCGCCCCGGACGGGCGGGAGGCCCTCGTCGAACTGCACGACGCCTACCGTGCCGTCGCGACGATCGACGACGCCATCGCCTGCTTCGAGCGCGACGAGACGCTCCCGAGCCTGATCTCGGCGTCCGGGGCGGGCTGGGCGCTGCTCGCCCAGCTGGCCGCCGACGTGGTGGCAGGCGGTCCGCAGCGCACCGAGCCGGTGCGCCAGGCCCAGGACTACCTGCGCCGCAACTTCGCCAAGCCGCTCAGCGTCGCCGAGCTCGCCCGCACCGCCGGGCTCTCGCCGTCGCACTTCTCGGCCCTGTTCCGCGAGGCCACCGGCGGCGGGGTCGTCGAGTACACCAAGCGGCTTCGGATGGCGCGGGCCCGTGAGCTTCTCATGACGTCGTCGCGCGACATCGGCGACATCGCCGCAGCCGTCGGCTACCCGGACGCCTTCTATTTCTCGAGGCAGTTCCGCACGGTGCACGGATGCAGCCCCAGCGACTACAGGAGCGAGCACCGCTCGCTCCGGACCGGGCCGCCGTCCATCACGGAAGCGTCAGGATCTCCGCCCCGTCGCCGGTGA
- a CDS encoding cellulase-like family protein, giving the protein MTLPAHLPGRLTTTLWDFSWYVRTGPGEPFEDLDAAFAQAVERGYNTVRICAMPFLLFGSGLDTSALRLERLGGEYAQGMRWYDVQAPTTIDSREHLLELFRAARRHDCYVIVSSWEYQQSSSFGADSAWWDALRAVPPAARPERLAAALADLMDLLIAEGLDDRVAFTEIHNEVQVGHLAEGMRREHAVVELGPLLEKAVDAFKARHPERLCTVNYGGVPHASMRGIPQNIDVLVVHPYVYGVLGALIEEFGLRGTVEDFPQEAAAAILRPGAPPVAEWTVDAQHRWRLDATIVKAAEVYVHDWADPDAFDRWLYDHYGEHRVAMDEKLRLWLDVAADWAAAHGVPLVLGEGWVGYTPLRGTFEEGPVGAQICRDAVRYARERGAWGTVVCSNAAPQHPMWADVALQQECNSLFND; this is encoded by the coding sequence ATGACACTCCCCGCGCACCTTCCTGGGCGCCTGACGACCACCCTGTGGGACTTCTCCTGGTACGTGCGAACCGGTCCGGGGGAGCCGTTCGAGGACCTCGACGCAGCCTTCGCCCAGGCCGTCGAGCGCGGCTACAACACCGTGCGGATCTGCGCGATGCCGTTCCTGCTGTTCGGTTCGGGGCTGGACACGTCCGCCCTACGGCTGGAGCGCCTCGGCGGCGAGTACGCGCAGGGCATGCGCTGGTACGACGTGCAGGCCCCGACGACGATCGACTCCCGCGAGCACCTGCTGGAGCTCTTCCGCGCCGCGCGCAGGCACGACTGCTACGTGATCGTCTCGTCGTGGGAGTACCAGCAGAGCTCCTCGTTCGGCGCCGACTCCGCCTGGTGGGACGCCCTGCGCGCGGTGCCGCCCGCCGCGCGGCCGGAGCGCCTCGCCGCGGCCCTCGCCGACCTGATGGACCTGCTGATCGCCGAGGGTCTCGACGACCGCGTCGCGTTCACCGAGATCCACAACGAGGTGCAGGTCGGACACCTCGCCGAAGGCATGCGGCGCGAGCACGCCGTCGTCGAGCTGGGCCCGCTGCTGGAGAAGGCCGTCGACGCGTTCAAGGCGCGCCATCCAGAACGGCTCTGCACCGTCAACTACGGCGGCGTGCCCCACGCGAGCATGCGCGGCATCCCGCAGAACATCGACGTGCTGGTCGTGCACCCCTACGTCTACGGGGTGCTGGGCGCGTTGATCGAGGAGTTCGGGCTGCGCGGCACCGTCGAGGACTTCCCGCAGGAGGCCGCGGCCGCGATCCTGCGGCCCGGCGCGCCACCGGTCGCGGAGTGGACCGTGGACGCGCAGCACCGCTGGCGGCTCGACGCGACGATCGTCAAGGCGGCCGAGGTCTACGTGCACGACTGGGCCGACCCGGACGCCTTCGACCGCTGGCTCTACGACCACTACGGCGAGCACCGCGTCGCGATGGACGAGAAGCTGCGGCTCTGGCTCGACGTCGCCGCCGACTGGGCGGCCGCGCACGGCGTCCCGCTCGTACTCGGCGAGGGCTGGGTGGGCTACACGCCGCTGCGCGGCACGTTCGAGGAAGGCCCGGTCGGGGCCCAGATCTGCCGCGACGCCGTGCGCTACGCCCGCGAGCGCGGCGCATGGGGAACGGTCGTCTGCTCGAACGCGGCCCCCCAGCACCCGATGTGGGCGGACGTCGCCCTGCAGCAGGAGTGCAACTCCCTCTTCAACGATTGA
- the map gene encoding type I methionyl aminopeptidase, whose product MPARTLLTPGTVSPTRPVPAHIARPEYVGKKRPERSTDPWVQTPEVIERMRVAAKIAAQALEAGGKAVVPGVTTDEVDRVVHEFLVANDAYPSTLGYKGFPKSCCTSLNEVICHGIPDSTVIQDGDIVNIDVTAYIGGVHGDTNATFLAGNVSEEDRLLVERTREATMRSIKAVRPGRELNVIGRVIESYAKRFGYGVVRDFTGHGIGRSFHSGLVVLHYDEPSVDTVLEPGMTFTIEPMITLGTIDYDIWDDGWTVVTKDRARTAQFEHTVLVTGDGAEILTLP is encoded by the coding sequence ATGCCCGCCCGCACCTTGCTCACCCCCGGCACCGTGTCGCCGACCCGCCCGGTGCCCGCGCACATCGCACGCCCGGAGTACGTCGGCAAGAAGCGCCCCGAGCGCAGCACCGACCCGTGGGTGCAGACACCCGAGGTGATCGAGCGCATGCGGGTGGCGGCGAAGATCGCCGCGCAGGCGCTCGAGGCGGGCGGGAAGGCGGTCGTGCCCGGCGTCACCACCGACGAGGTCGACCGCGTGGTCCACGAGTTCCTCGTGGCCAACGACGCCTACCCGTCCACCCTCGGCTACAAGGGCTTCCCCAAGTCGTGCTGCACGAGCCTCAACGAGGTGATCTGCCACGGCATCCCGGACTCCACGGTCATCCAGGACGGCGACATCGTCAACATCGACGTCACCGCGTACATCGGCGGCGTCCACGGCGACACGAACGCCACGTTCCTCGCGGGGAACGTGAGCGAGGAGGACCGCCTCCTCGTCGAGCGCACCCGCGAGGCCACCATGCGATCGATCAAGGCGGTGCGCCCGGGCCGGGAGCTCAACGTGATCGGCCGCGTGATCGAGTCCTACGCCAAGCGGTTCGGCTACGGCGTGGTGCGCGACTTCACCGGCCACGGCATCGGCCGGTCGTTCCACAGCGGCCTCGTGGTGCTGCACTACGACGAGCCGAGCGTCGACACGGTGCTGGAGCCGGGCATGACGTTCACGATCGAGCCGATGATCACCCTCGGCACGATCGACTACGACATCTGGGACGACGGCTGGACGGTCGTCACGAAGGACCGCGCCCGCACCGCGCAGTTCGAGCACACGGTGCTGGTCACCGGCGACGGGGCGGAGATCCTGACGCTTCCGTGA
- a CDS encoding ABC transporter substrate-binding protein encodes MTAMELSRRRFLLGAASLGSVPLLASCVGSGGGETGGGQASATITLQSSVQDTGPKAALEKIVAAYGGAGSPVTLNAVATEQFRAQLSTYLSSATPPDVLTWYAGSVANSYAAEGLLLDLSDLWTGDGACAGFSNALRSLSTSAGGQAIFVPTTYYWWSVFYKKSAFASWGVEPPTTWDGFIALCDQLKARGIHPLTNGIGNTAWMSAGWFDYLNLRINGADYHRALLAGQRSFTDPEVVAVMEEYARLIPYFHPNQTSWDAQQAVTPMVNNEAAMYLVGAFVTQYFPEDQRDDLDFFSVPPINPSVPSAEEAPTDGYFAAARSDNPDGAKALLSYLASPEVQQRYITESGTSNLPTSPDVDTSQFAPIVQKGIELLNSTSEITQFFNRDSSDALQTTADAALTRFIADPSDIPAHLRDWQAAAQQVFTS; translated from the coding sequence ATGACAGCAATGGAGCTGTCCCGTCGTCGTTTCCTGCTCGGGGCCGCGAGCCTCGGCAGCGTGCCCCTGCTCGCGTCGTGCGTCGGTTCGGGCGGCGGCGAGACGGGCGGCGGGCAGGCGTCGGCGACGATCACCCTGCAGTCGTCGGTCCAGGACACCGGACCGAAGGCCGCCCTCGAGAAGATCGTGGCCGCCTACGGCGGCGCGGGCTCCCCGGTCACGCTCAACGCGGTGGCCACCGAGCAGTTCCGGGCCCAGCTGTCTACCTACCTGTCCTCGGCCACGCCGCCGGACGTCCTGACCTGGTACGCCGGGTCGGTCGCGAACTCCTACGCCGCCGAGGGCCTGCTGCTGGACCTGTCGGATCTGTGGACGGGCGACGGTGCGTGCGCCGGGTTCTCCAACGCGCTTCGATCGCTGTCGACATCGGCAGGAGGCCAGGCGATCTTCGTGCCGACCACGTACTACTGGTGGTCCGTCTTCTACAAGAAGTCGGCGTTCGCGTCGTGGGGCGTCGAGCCGCCGACGACGTGGGACGGGTTCATCGCGTTGTGCGACCAGCTGAAGGCTCGCGGGATCCACCCGCTCACCAACGGCATCGGAAACACGGCCTGGATGTCGGCGGGCTGGTTCGACTACCTGAACCTGCGGATCAACGGTGCCGACTACCACCGCGCGCTGCTGGCCGGGCAGCGGTCCTTCACCGACCCCGAGGTGGTGGCCGTGATGGAGGAGTACGCCCGGCTGATCCCGTACTTCCACCCGAACCAGACCTCGTGGGACGCCCAGCAGGCCGTGACACCCATGGTCAACAACGAGGCGGCGATGTACCTCGTCGGTGCGTTCGTCACGCAGTACTTCCCCGAGGACCAGCGCGACGACCTGGACTTCTTCTCCGTCCCGCCGATCAACCCGAGCGTGCCGAGTGCCGAGGAGGCGCCCACCGACGGGTACTTCGCGGCGGCCCGCAGCGACAACCCGGACGGCGCAAAGGCGCTGCTCTCCTACCTCGCCTCGCCGGAGGTCCAGCAGCGCTACATCACCGAGTCCGGCACGTCCAACCTGCCGACCTCCCCGGACGTCGACACCTCGCAGTTCGCCCCGATCGTGCAGAAGGGGATCGAGCTGCTCAACTCCACCTCCGAGATCACGCAGTTCTTCAACCGCGACTCCAGCGACGCGCTCCAGACCACGGCGGACGCCGCGCTCACGCGGTTCATCGCCGACCCATCGGACATCCCGGCGCACCTGCGCGACTGGCAGGCGGCCGCCCAGCAGGTATTCACGTCATGA
- a CDS encoding DUF5107 domain-containing protein, with product MLEGESRMQLPDRPAALADAGVAAWRERVTIDSYLPEAPDRYPAYLDRRVYQGSSGRVYPLPFHDRISPTSAPHEWDAVHLENRWLRVMVLPELGGRVHVGYDRSAGYDFFYRNEVIKPALVGLAGPWIAGGVEFNWPQHHRPATFLPTDVEIEREPDGAVTVWCSDHDPFTRMKGMHGVRLRPDRATVELRVRLYNRSETTQTFLWWANVAARVHERYQSFFPRDVRIVADHAKRAVTAFPAADRPYYGVDYPARRADGGDRLDWYRNIPVPTSYMCGSREGFFGGYDHAARAGFVHVADPYTAVGKKQWTWGDSAFGHAWHRNLSDDGAAYVELMAGVFTDNQPDFSFIAPGETKVFSQVWYPIQEIGPVHAATVDAAVRVDVEADGVRVGLAVTGERPGCRIRLEDGSGAVVAEVEADVAPGAPHRSRIALDVPDRFRLRVLHGDEELVAWDSYVPAAPDVAPATEPPAPEDVASVEELALIGAHLEQYRHATRSPEPYWREALRRDAGHMASSIGLAGRAYRRAEFAEAEALLTAAVDRLTALNANPADTTAIYLLGLVVERRGRADEAYARYAAASWARAWRAPAGYRMARLAAAAGRDAAALERLADVRRVEPDHLQARALTALLLRRTGRPEEADALLRDTLALDPLDWWTRDIAGLPLTTDAQTCLDVALEYAGIGETEAALRVLDVAEEREAHRPLGQTAAGPLIAYHRTALLVSGNARYSSRIHSRHVGGEHEVRASDLSWCFPSRLEDIAVLERADPADARALALLGHWRYAVGRADDAIEAWRASAALDPSDPVVWRNLGLAAWNHLGAARAARAAYDRALAVAGADARLVFESDQLDARRGVPPQQRLDRLLDVRGLVETRDDATVVLAHLLLTAGRLEEARALLLGRTFQPWEGGEGEVLRVWDRLCRLAAARPGGSGVAAIDAALDPPTSLGEARHPLASTAALQLLRGDALAAAGDEDAARAAWELAARDGDFLAMSADPHSEATYSSVLALRRLGRDTEARDRTESLREWVDALDAAPATVDYFATSLPSMLLFAEHPAVAQRRRVAFLRAQLDVLDGAPQRARERLDALLSDDPHHIDALELLSALHPVLEEAR from the coding sequence GTGCTCGAAGGTGAGTCCCGGATGCAGCTCCCGGACCGGCCCGCCGCGCTGGCGGACGCGGGGGTTGCCGCGTGGCGGGAGCGCGTGACGATCGACAGCTACCTGCCCGAGGCGCCCGATCGCTACCCCGCCTACCTCGACCGCCGCGTCTACCAGGGCTCATCGGGCCGGGTGTACCCGTTGCCCTTCCACGACCGGATCAGCCCGACGAGCGCGCCGCACGAGTGGGACGCGGTGCACCTGGAGAACCGCTGGCTGCGCGTCATGGTGCTGCCCGAGCTGGGCGGGCGCGTCCACGTCGGGTACGACCGAAGCGCGGGCTACGACTTCTTCTACCGCAACGAGGTGATCAAGCCGGCCCTCGTGGGGCTCGCCGGGCCGTGGATCGCCGGCGGGGTGGAGTTCAACTGGCCGCAGCACCACCGCCCGGCCACGTTCCTGCCCACCGACGTCGAGATCGAGCGGGAACCCGACGGCGCGGTGACCGTCTGGTGCTCCGACCACGACCCGTTCACGCGGATGAAGGGCATGCACGGCGTGCGGCTGCGGCCGGACCGGGCGACCGTCGAGCTGCGGGTGCGGCTCTACAACCGCAGCGAGACCACGCAGACGTTCCTGTGGTGGGCGAACGTGGCCGCCCGGGTGCACGAGCGGTACCAGTCGTTCTTCCCGCGCGACGTGCGGATCGTGGCCGACCACGCCAAGCGGGCGGTCACCGCGTTCCCCGCCGCCGACCGCCCGTACTACGGCGTCGACTACCCGGCCCGCCGCGCCGACGGTGGCGACCGCCTCGACTGGTACCGCAACATCCCCGTCCCCACCTCGTACATGTGCGGCAGCCGGGAGGGCTTCTTCGGCGGCTACGACCACGCGGCGCGCGCCGGGTTCGTGCACGTCGCCGACCCGTACACGGCCGTGGGCAAGAAGCAGTGGACGTGGGGCGACTCCGCGTTCGGGCACGCGTGGCACCGCAACCTCAGCGACGACGGCGCCGCGTACGTCGAGCTGATGGCCGGCGTGTTCACCGACAACCAGCCCGACTTCTCCTTCATCGCGCCGGGCGAGACGAAGGTGTTCTCGCAGGTCTGGTACCCGATCCAGGAGATCGGGCCGGTGCACGCGGCCACGGTCGACGCGGCGGTGCGGGTGGACGTCGAGGCCGACGGCGTGCGGGTCGGGCTCGCGGTGACGGGGGAGCGTCCCGGCTGCCGGATCCGGCTGGAGGACGGATCGGGCGCGGTGGTGGCCGAGGTGGAGGCGGATGTCGCCCCGGGCGCACCGCACCGTTCCCGGATCGCGCTGGACGTGCCGGACCGGTTCCGCCTGCGGGTCCTGCACGGCGACGAGGAGCTGGTCGCCTGGGACTCGTACGTCCCGGCCGCACCGGACGTCGCCCCGGCCACTGAGCCCCCCGCACCGGAGGACGTGGCGTCCGTCGAGGAGCTCGCGCTGATCGGCGCCCACCTGGAGCAGTACCGGCACGCCACCCGCTCGCCCGAGCCGTACTGGCGCGAGGCCCTTCGCCGCGACGCCGGGCACATGGCCAGCAGCATCGGGCTGGCCGGCCGGGCGTACCGGCGGGCCGAGTTCGCCGAGGCCGAAGCCCTGCTGACCGCCGCAGTCGACCGGCTCACGGCCCTCAATGCGAACCCAGCCGACACCACGGCGATCTACCTGCTCGGCCTCGTGGTGGAGCGCCGGGGCAGGGCCGACGAGGCATACGCCCGGTACGCGGCCGCGTCGTGGGCACGGGCCTGGCGCGCGCCCGCCGGCTATCGGATGGCCCGCCTCGCCGCCGCCGCCGGCCGCGACGCCGCCGCACTCGAGCGGCTGGCCGATGTCCGGCGCGTGGAGCCGGACCACCTGCAGGCTCGTGCGCTCACGGCGCTGCTGCTGCGCCGCACCGGGCGGCCGGAGGAGGCGGACGCGTTGCTCCGGGACACCCTCGCGCTCGACCCGCTCGACTGGTGGACCCGCGACATCGCAGGCCTTCCCCTCACGACCGACGCCCAGACCTGCCTGGACGTCGCGCTCGAGTACGCGGGCATCGGCGAGACCGAGGCCGCATTGCGCGTGCTCGACGTCGCCGAGGAACGCGAGGCCCATCGCCCGCTCGGACAGACGGCGGCGGGGCCGCTCATCGCCTACCACCGCACAGCCCTGCTCGTGAGTGGAAACGCGCGCTATAGCTCGCGTATCCACTCACGACACGTAGGGGGAGAGCACGAGGTTCGCGCGTCGGACCTCAGCTGGTGTTTTCCATCGCGACTGGAAGACATCGCGGTGCTCGAACGTGCCGATCCCGCGGACGCGCGAGCCCTCGCCCTGCTCGGCCACTGGCGCTATGCGGTGGGCCGCGCCGACGACGCGATCGAGGCCTGGCGGGCGAGCGCCGCGCTCGACCCGTCCGACCCCGTCGTGTGGCGCAACCTCGGCCTCGCCGCCTGGAACCACCTCGGCGCCGCCCGCGCGGCCCGTGCCGCGTACGACCGCGCGCTCGCCGTCGCGGGGGCCGACGCCCGGCTCGTCTTCGAGAGCGACCAGCTCGACGCCCGCCGCGGCGTACCGCCGCAGCAGCGGCTCGACCGGCTGCTCGACGTGCGCGGGCTCGTCGAGACCCGCGACGATGCCACGGTCGTGCTCGCCCACCTGCTGCTCACCGCCGGACGGCTCGAGGAGGCGCGGGCGCTGCTGCTCGGCCGCACGTTCCAGCCGTGGGAGGGCGGCGAGGGCGAGGTGCTGCGGGTCTGGGACCGGCTGTGCCGGCTCGCGGCGGCCCGTCCCGGCGGGAGTGGCGTGGCGGCCATCGACGCCGCGCTGGACCCGCCCACCTCCCTCGGCGAGGCCCGCCACCCCCTCGCCAGCACCGCGGCCCTGCAACTGCTGCGCGGCGACGCGCTCGCGGCGGCTGGGGACGAGGACGCCGCGCGCGCCGCGTGGGAGCTCGCCGCCCGCGACGGCGACTTCCTCGCGATGTCCGCCGACCCGCACTCGGAGGCCACCTACTCCTCGGTGCTCGCCCTGCGCAGGCTCGGCCGTGACACCGAGGCACGCGACCGCACGGAGTCGCTGCGCGAGTGGGTCGACGCCCTCGACGCCGCGCCCGCGACCGTCGACTACTTCGCGACGTCGCTGCCGTCGATGCTGCTGTTCGCCGAGCATCCGGCCGTGGCGCAGCGCCGCAGGGTGGCCTTCCTCCGGGCGCAGCTGGACGTCCTCGACGGCGCGCCCCAGCGAGCCCGCGAGCGCCTCGACGCGCTGTTGTCCGACGACCCGCACCACATCGATGCGCTGGAGCTGCTCAGCGCACTGCACCCCGTTCTCGAGGAGGCCCGATGA
- a CDS encoding DUF3054 domain-containing protein encodes MSPRRIPALAIVADVVAVVVFAAIGRMSHAESDDLLGLLGTAAPFLIGLAAMWATPLVRAHPVGARAALTVWAGTVVIGLLVRAGITWSLPPSFVAVTAVALAVLLLGWRALSAVVSVRARAHTVR; translated from the coding sequence ATGTCGCCCCGGCGGATACCCGCGCTCGCGATCGTGGCCGACGTCGTTGCCGTCGTGGTGTTCGCCGCCATCGGCCGGATGAGCCATGCAGAATCCGACGACCTGCTCGGACTCCTCGGCACCGCAGCGCCCTTCCTCATCGGCCTCGCGGCGATGTGGGCCACGCCGCTCGTGCGCGCCCATCCGGTCGGGGCCAGGGCCGCGCTCACGGTATGGGCGGGCACGGTCGTGATCGGGCTGCTGGTGCGGGCCGGCATCACCTGGAGCCTCCCGCCGAGCTTCGTGGCGGTCACCGCCGTCGCCCTCGCCGTCCTCCTGCTGGGGTGGCGGGCGCTGTCGGCGGTGGTGTCCGTGCGGGCTCGCGCGCACACCGTGCGCTGA
- a CDS encoding helix-turn-helix domain-containing protein, which yields MDRGQVMGDNVRRLRTAAGMSLAELAEASRISKTTLHGMEQGHGNPTLSTLWDLAGALRVSLGELLEARTSVVDVVRAGDDQPRVAGDAVSARLLHRIRLHGVVEVYDIEVAPTGQQSAAHIDGVGECIVLTEGRITAGPADAPVELAAGDSVRFDADAPHLYRGHGPRNRAVLLMLHPAASVRPRED from the coding sequence ATGGATCGCGGGCAAGTGATGGGGGACAACGTGCGCAGGCTGCGCACGGCCGCCGGGATGTCCCTCGCCGAGCTGGCGGAGGCCAGCAGGATCAGCAAGACAACCCTGCACGGCATGGAGCAGGGCCACGGCAACCCGACGCTCTCGACGTTGTGGGACCTGGCAGGCGCGTTGCGGGTGTCGCTCGGAGAGCTCCTCGAAGCCCGCACGTCGGTCGTGGACGTGGTGCGGGCGGGTGACGACCAGCCCCGCGTCGCGGGCGACGCCGTCAGCGCCCGCCTGCTGCACCGGATCCGGCTGCACGGCGTCGTCGAGGTCTACGACATCGAGGTGGCGCCCACCGGTCAGCAGTCCGCCGCCCACATCGACGGTGTCGGGGAGTGCATCGTGCTCACGGAGGGGCGGATCACCGCCGGGCCCGCCGACGCCCCGGTGGAGCTGGCGGCGGGCGACTCCGTCCGGTTCGACGCCGACGCGCCCCACCTGTACCGCGGCCACGGTCCCAGGAACAGGGCCGTGCTCCTCATGCTCCACCCCGCGGCGAGCGTGCGGCCACGGGAGGACTGA